Proteins from a single region of Chaetodon trifascialis isolate fChaTrf1 chromosome 10, fChaTrf1.hap1, whole genome shotgun sequence:
- the lrrc10 gene encoding leucine-rich repeat-containing protein 10 yields MGNAMRGIVAFIPSERCQRFLVGDLKEMPLDRTLDLSSRQLRRLPVAACVFDELVKLYLSDNNLSSLPVELQGLKKLQLLALDFNCFEELPAAVCRLPQLSILYLGNNRLCSLPKELRQLKELSTLWLETNCFTVFPKVVCELSNLKTLHLGYNQIQSLPKELSGLEELRSVWLAGNQLAEFPPVLLEMHFLAVIDVDRNKIRRFPGLSHLQGLKLVIYDHNPCVNAPTVGEGVRRVGRWADSPDDEQEDDGSKAASETTAEVTEARPEEELDM; encoded by the coding sequence ATGGGTAACGCCATGCGAGGCATTGTTGCCTTCATTCCTTCAGAGCGTTGCCAACGCTTCTTAGTGGGGGACCTGAAGGAAATGCCACTTGATCGGACCCTGGACCTGAGCAGCCGACAGCTGCGTCGGCTGCCCGTTGCTGCCTGTGTCTTTGATGAGCTGGTGAAGCTTTACCTGAGTGACAACAACCTCAGCAGCTTGCCGGTTGAACTGCAGGGCctgaagaagctgcagctcctggCCCTTGACTTTAACTGCTTTGAAGAGCTCCCAGCAGCCGTTTGCAGATTGCCCCAGCTCAGCATCCTTTACCTGGGTAACAACAGGCTTTGCAGTCTCCCCAAAGAACTGAGACAGCTCAAGGAACTTAGTACTCTGTGGCTGGAGACTAATTGCTTCACTGTTTTCCCCAAGGTGGTTTGTGAGCTCTCTAATCTCAAGACCCTGCACCTCGGTTATAATCAGATACAGAGTTTACCAAAAGAGCTCAGTGGGCTGGAAGAGCTAAGAAGTGTCTGGCTTGCAGGGAACCAGCTGGCAGAGTTCCCACCTGTGTTGCTGGAAATGCACTTTCTAGCCGTCATCGATGTGGATCGCAACAAAATACGCCGCTTCCCAGGCCTGTCTCACTTGCAGGGGTTGAAACTCGTCATCTATGACCACAACCCCTGCGTGAATGCCCCGACGGTAGGTGAGGGAGTCAGAAGAGTTGGGCGCTGGGCGGACAGCCCGGATGATGAACAGGAAGATGATGGGTCTAAAGCAGCGAGCGAGACGACAGCAGAGGTCACAGAAGCACGCCCTGAGGAGGAGCTCGATATGTAG